In the genome of Streptomyces fagopyri, the window GAGGTGGGGTTGAGCCAGCTGGTGACGGCGTCGCCGTTGCCGCCGGAGGGCACACGGCCCGAGGCGATGCCACCGGCGATGCTGCCGAAGCAGTAGGGGGTCAGTACGGAGGAGGCCGCGAACAGGGTGCCGTTGAGGCGCTGTTGGGGCGTGCGCACGGAGACCTTGCGGAAGGCGAAGCCGGCTCCGCGCAGCACGATCCCGAGGGCGGCGAGGACGAGTGGCAGATACAGGGTCGTGGTGATCGCGGCGAACGCGGTGGGGAACCCGCTCCACAGCATCACCAGGCAGTAGATGAGCCAGGTGTGGTTGGCCTCCCAGACCGGACCGATCGACAGGTCGACCAGATGGCGGGGGTTCTTGCCCCGTTCGGCTCCCCCGGCCGTCAGGTCCCAGAAGCCGGCGCCGAAGTCCGCGCCGCCGAACAGCGCGTACGCGACGACACCGACGAACATGACCAGGGCGACCACGTCACTGAGGTTCATCGCTCTTCTCCTGCCGTGCCGGACGCGGCGAAGGGCTGCTCGGGTCCGTAGGGGACGTAGACGGTCTCGTCGCCCGCGGTCCGCCAGTGCCGGGCCATTCCGCGCAGGACCAGGACGGCACCGATGCCGACCGCCGCGTACAGGGCGACGGTCGCCCCGAACAGCGGCCACAGGTTGCCCCGCGTCGTCACGGCCTGCCGCGTGAGCAGCAGACCGACCACGGTCCACGGCTGGCGGCCCACCTCGGTGACGACCCAGCCGCTCTCCAGGCAGACGACAGCGACGAGCCCGCTGACGGCGGCGCCTCGCAGGAACCAGCGGTTGGTGGGCATCGTCCGTCCTCGCCACCACAGCCAGGCGAACCACAGGACGAGGCCGAACATGAGGAAGGTGGTGCCGACCATCACGTCGAAGGCCAGGTGCACGATGGTGACGCTGCGGTCGGTGGGCCGCACCTCGGCCGGAATGGCCTCCAGCCCCTTGATCTCGGTCGAGGGGGTGAAGCCGGCGAGGATCGACGCCATGTCCGGGACGGGAAGGCCGTACCTGACCTTGCCGTCGACCAGGAACCCGCCGAGGTTCTCCGGCACATGGTCACCGGTCGCGGGCAGGAGTTCGATCGCCGCGAATTTGGCGGGCTCGTCCTGGAACACCTGGCGTGCCACGGTGTCGCCGACGAAGATCTGCACGGGAATGGCCGCCGCCGCGACGAGGAACCCGATGAGGAACCCGAGGCGGTGGTGGCGGTCCCGGCGTCCCTTGAGCATGCCGGCGGCGTACACGCCCGCGACCGTGAACCCGGCCACGATGTAGGCGGCCAGGAGCATGTGCACGGTCTCGTACCAGAACGCTCCGTTGAAGAAGACGCGCAGCGGCCGTACGGCGGTGACATGACCGTCGCGCAGGGTGATCCCGCCGGGCTGGTTCATCCAGCTGTTGGC includes:
- a CDS encoding cytochrome ubiquinol oxidase subunit I, whose product is MDRVSHPVSKALAAVGDPSQLLPAREQMAFTLGFHIILVPFGVALTALMLIAHYRGLRHGDGDALRLARRWSKVAAVLFAVGAITGTVLSFELGILWPGLMGDYGAAFGMPFAVEGLFFFLEAIFVSIYLYGWNRLPPWAHFWTGVPVVLASLGGAAAVIAANSWMNQPGGITLRDGHVTAVRPLRVFFNGAFWYETVHMLLAAYIVAGFTVAGVYAAGMLKGRRDRHHRLGFLIGFLVAAAAIPVQIFVGDTVARQVFQDEPAKFAAIELLPATGDHVPENLGGFLVDGKVRYGLPVPDMASILAGFTPSTEIKGLEAIPAEVRPTDRSVTIVHLAFDVMVGTTFLMFGLVLWFAWLWWRGRTMPTNRWFLRGAAVSGLVAVVCLESGWVVTEVGRQPWTVVGLLLTRQAVTTRGNLWPLFGATVALYAAVGIGAVLVLRGMARHWRTAGDETVYVPYGPEQPFAASGTAGEER